One stretch of Anaerolineales bacterium DNA includes these proteins:
- a CDS encoding GTP-binding protein yields MQTVKMVVTGPFNAGKTEFIRSVSEIEVVSTERKISLESERVKDQTTVAMDFGRISIDENLVLYLFGTPGQRRFDFMWEILSEGMLGFIVMVDSSRPETFREARNILETFRAYAPTPYVVAANKQDDKEAWDIADIRIALRLSPQVKLLPCVAKDKEAVKKVLLELLYSILEEMEIASPE; encoded by the coding sequence ATGCAAACTGTAAAAATGGTGGTCACTGGTCCATTCAATGCGGGAAAAACCGAGTTCATCCGTTCGGTCAGTGAGATTGAAGTAGTTTCGACTGAACGAAAAATTTCCCTCGAATCAGAACGGGTTAAAGATCAAACGACGGTAGCCATGGATTTTGGCCGCATCTCCATTGATGAAAACCTGGTCCTATACCTGTTTGGTACTCCAGGTCAGCGCCGATTTGATTTTATGTGGGAAATCCTCTCCGAGGGCATGCTGGGATTTATCGTTATGGTGGACAGCTCTCGACCGGAGACTTTCCGAGAAGCGCGAAATATCCTGGAGACATTTCGGGCTTATGCACCCACTCCTTATGTTGTTGCAGCCAATAAGCAGGATGACAAGGAAGCCTGGGATATCGCTGATATTCGCATTGCCTTACGTTTGAGCCCACAGGTGAAGTTGTTACCTTGTGTGGCGAAAGACAAAGAAGCGGTAAAAAAGGTGCTCTTAGAGCTGCTTTACAGCATCCTCGAAGAGATGGAGATCGCTTCACCTGAATAG
- a CDS encoding FmdB family transcriptional regulator, producing MPVYSYRCENCGVQFDRFQSYNDPVLTRCPECNKKALRKVYTPVGIVFKGSGFYSTDHRSASGSFNRSPKESESGKKDEPAKPTTEKSSE from the coding sequence ATGCCAGTATATAGCTATCGTTGTGAAAATTGTGGTGTCCAGTTCGATCGTTTTCAAAGCTATAACGATCCGGTCCTCACCCGCTGCCCTGAATGCAACAAGAAGGCACTCCGTAAAGTTTACACACCCGTGGGAATTGTATTCAAAGGCTCAGGCTTTTACTCCACCGATCACCGCTCAGCGTCTGGTTCCTTCAATCGTTCACCGAAGGAAAGCGAGTCAGGAAAAAAGGACGAGCCAGCGAAGCCAACTACGGAAAAATCATCGGAATGA